One Oncorhynchus keta strain PuntledgeMale-10-30-2019 chromosome 11, Oket_V2, whole genome shotgun sequence DNA window includes the following coding sequences:
- the LOC118390469 gene encoding matrin-3-like isoform X1: MEDSEGHSSAHQGSGDGAMSTMNLYATLGLSPEDVDALAQIPENEISVETLPYLIMKLKASRAKQEEQGQASPKGDSCQEDTDDGDLSKRDSPPAVPRRSNSHIDTDYRRDTDYSRPGRQPQRTEARRGSRHNRPPIEKPSDSQQKIPFSYQVDDFHGVVPKVYPHTCSLCLCMLNSNKTWKEHLNGLRHADGCLELSHLYPDWNKHDTRKEMSNSIPSRDAISPPRRTPRPAMPYKRQHSSDRVGGEVWSAPERHHLKPKVGTKVVVTKFPLGSVGVEDLMTLAKPFGTVVKHLVFPCKGFLEFDSHKEAVNMVNHFSVNQAFVKEIKLNLYLSPMVCSIHPPRLDEPPEKRQTKQVTNTVVCFSHLPLGKERESEILDLAKMFGDVRHSTFSSDQALIEMVDWKDADIMVKYYHSNPLKISGKSVKVYLSLKRLRDSPDSTTSRRADSSKGRSSRHKSEETSKTSNATNKEKPSTGKQPAEKVLEQGEGQQSISEEVKEVVKQDIKEEDVDLENKDLDEEIIQVEAKQSLLDDEVGAGVDTKDPAPSKSASMVADSKDKGEPEISEPLADDTLEDSDVKAADDPALCDADVSMENKMEQESFQEDDNMDDMDFPENMDDFVTLDELDDSTGGDTPLESKDASWDGKVVHISPIRKGYGNMAVALLKLAERANVNVVNHAISFLTQEAWLELDTTEEVREMVKFYKGKGQLLRKHVNVSMCFSQKKLESPSGRSIYICMLPLQKYSDVSLLRLAQPFGKITGYNLNWPHGKCYIQLESVEAAQKMVKYFQRPHKFYGTLLRVSLCKKGDSLIYWKPPVKYELWLSSQKDRRSRDHHGDEKTNGQSTKSPYPEDVQSPVSDSERVCGDPKGEQVSGVGSIPEGGENKQEEPLGPYQPDNPVGLDYLVPRTGFFCKLCNVFYTNEKTAKSVHCSSEEHYLNLKRKMDKETDLG; the protein is encoded by the exons ATGGAGGACAGTGAGGGTCACAGCTCTGCACACCAAGGATCAGGTGATGGCGCGATGAGCACTATGAACTTATATGCCACTCTGGGGCTCTCTCCAGAAGACGTGGATGCTCTGGCCCAGATTCCAGAGAATGAGATCAGTGTAGAGACGTTGCCTTATCTGATAATGAAACTGAAGGCCAGTCGAGCCAAGCAAGAGGAGCAGGGACAGGCCTCCCCAAAGGGAGACAGctgtcaggaggatacagatGATGGAGACCTTAGCAAACGGGACAGTCCCCCTGCAGTCCCTCGTCGGTCAAACAGCCATATTGACACTGACTATAGGAGAGACACTGATTACAGTCGACCGGGGCGGCAACCACAGCGGACTGAAGCAAGGAGAGGTTCCCGCCACAATAGGCCCCCAATTGAAAAACCATCCGACAGCCAGCAAAAGATTCCTTTCTCCTATCAAGTGGATGATTTTCATGGAGTTGTGCCCAAGGTTTACCCACACACATGCTCTCTATGCTTATGCATGTTGAATTCTAATAAG ACATGGAAGGAACATCTCAATGGATTACGCCATGCGGATGGCTGTCTAGAACTCTCGCATCT ATATCCAGATTGGAATAAACATGATACCCGGAAGGAAAT GTCCAACTCCATCCCAAGTAGAGATGCTATTTCACCGCCCAGGAGAACGCCACGTCCTGCTATGCCTTACAAGAGACAACATAGCTCAGACCGCGTAGGAG GTGAAGTCTGGTCTGCACCAGAAAGACACCATTTGAAGCCCAAG GTTGGCACAAAGGTGGTGGTCACAAAATTTCCCCTTGGCTCTGTTGGTGTTGAAGACTTGATGACTTTGGCCAAGCCATTCGGCACGGTTGTAAAACATCTGGTGTTCCCCTGCAAG GGCTTCCTGGAGTTTGATTCTCACAAAGAGGCTGTCAATATGGTGAATCACTTCAGTGTAAACCAAGCTTTCGTGAAGGAAATTAAGTTGAATCTGTACTTGTCACCTATGGTGTGCAGTATTCAT CCGCCAAGGTTGGATGAACCACCAGAAAAACGGCAGACCAAACAAGTTACCAATACAGTGGTTTGTTTTTCCCACCTACCTCTTGGGAAGGAAAGAGAATCAGAGATTCTTGATCTCGCCAAGATGTTTGGGGATGTGCGGCATTCAACATTTTCAAGTGACCAG GCCCTGATTGAGATGGTAGATTGGAAGGATGCTGACATTATGGTGAAGTACTACCACTCCAACCCCCTAAAGATCAGTGGAAAGAGTGTCAAAGTATACTTGTCACTGAAACGCCTGAG AGATAGTCCTGACTCCACCACATCCAGAAGAGCAGATTCTAGTAAAGGCCGCAGCAGCAGACACAAGAGTGAGGAGACTAGCAAGACCTCAAACGCCACGAACAAAGAGAAACCCAGTACAGGCAAACAACCTGCTGAGAAAGTGTTGGAACAAGGAGAAGGTCAACAAAGCATCTCAGAAGAGGTCAAGGAAGTGGTCAAGCAGGACATCAAGGAGGAGGACGTTGATTTGGAAAACAAAGATCTAGACGAAGAGATTATCCAGGTGGAAGCTAAACAAAGCTTGTTAGATGATGAGGTTGGTGCTGGTGTTGATACTAAAGACCCTGCTCCTTCCAAAAGTGCCTCTATGGTGGCTGATTCTAAAGATAAGGGGGAACCCGAAATCTCAGAACCTTTGGCAGACGATACCTTGGAGGATTCTGACGTAAAGGCTGCCGATGATCCAGCTCTGTGTGATGCTGACGTCTCAATGGAGAACAAGATGGAACAGGAGAGCTTTCAAGAAGAT gacaatatggATGACATGGATTTCCCTGAGAATATGGATGACTTCGTTACATTGGATGAACTTGACGACAGTACTGGAGGGGACACACCGCTGG AGTCAAAGGATGCTTCATGG GATGGAAAAGTTGTCCATATTAGCCCAATTAGAAAGGGCTATGGAAACATGGCGGTGGCCCTATTGAAACTGGCAGAGCGAGCAAACGTGAATGTTGTCAACCATGCCATATCCTTCCTCACACAGGAG GCATGGTTAGAGCTTGATACTACCGAGGAAGTACGTGAAATGGTGAAATTCTACAAAGGAAAAGGACAGTTGTTGAGGAAACATGTTAATGTTAGCATGTGCTTTTCACAGAAAAAGTTGGAG AGTCCTAGTGGGAGATCCATCTACATTTGTATGCTTCCACTCCAGAAGTACTCTGACGTCTCTCTTTTACGACTTGCCCAGCCTTTCGGGAAAATCACTGGCTATAATTTGAACTGGCCTCATGGAAAG TGTTATATCCAGTTGGAGAGCGTGGAAGCCGCTCAGAAAATGGTGAAGTACTTCCAACGTCCACACAAGTTCTACGGGACCCTGTTAAGGGTCAGTTTGTGCAAAAAGGGAGACTCCCTAATATACTG GAAGCCTCCAGTCAAATATGAGCTGTGGTTGTCCAGTCAGAAAGACAGAAGATCAAGAGATCATCATGGAGATGAAAAGACTAATGGCCAGTCAACCAAAAGCCCCTATCCAGAG GATGTCCAGAGCCCTGTGTCTGACAGTGAGAGGGTCTGTGGGGACCCTAAAGGTGAACAAGTCAGTGGTGTGGGATCTAtcccagagggaggagagaataagCAGGAGGAACCTCTGGGTCCTTATCAACCTGACAACCCTGTTG GGTTAGACTATCTGGTGCCAAGGACTGGATTCTTCTGCAAGCTGTGCAACGTCTTCTACACCAATGAGAAAACAGCCAAATCAGTCCACTGTAGCAGTGAGGAACATTATCTGAACCTTAAG AGAAAGATGGATAAAGAAACAGACCTCGGCTGA
- the LOC118390469 gene encoding matrin-3-like isoform X2, with amino-acid sequence MEDSEGHSSAHQGSGDGAMSTMNLYATLGLSPEDVDALAQIPENEISVETLPYLIMKLKASRAKQEEQGQASPKGDSCQEDTDDGDLSKRDSPPAVPRRSNSHIDTDYRRDTDYSRPGRQPQRTEARRGSRHNRPPIEKPSDSQQKIPFSYQVDDFHGVVPKVYPHTCSLCLCMLNSNKTWKEHLNGLRHADGCLELSHLYPDWNKHDTRKEMSNSIPSRDAISPPRRTPRPAMPYKRQHSSDRVGGEVWSAPERHHLKPKVGTKVVVTKFPLGSVGVEDLMTLAKPFGTVVKHLVFPCKGFLEFDSHKEAVNMVNHFSVNQAFVKEIKLNLYLSPMVCSIHPPRLDEPPEKRQTKQVTNTVVCFSHLPLGKERESEILDLAKMFGDVRHSTFSSDQALIEMVDWKDADIMVKYYHSNPLKISGKSVKVYLSLKRLRDSPDSTTSRRADSSKGRSSRHKSEETSKTSNATNKEKPSTGKQPAEKVLEQGEGQQSISEEVKEVVKQDIKEEDVDLENKDLDEEIIQVEAKQSLLDDEVGAGVDTKDPAPSKSASMVADSKDKGEPEISEPLADDTLEDSDVKAADDPALCDADVSMENKMEQESFQEDDNMDDMDFPENMDDFVTLDELDDSTGGDTPLESKDASWDGKVVHISPIRKGYGNMAVALLKLAERANVNVVNHAISFLTQEAWLELDTTEEVREMVKFYKGKGQLLRKHVNVSMCFSQKKLESPSGRSIYICMLPLQKYSDVSLLRLAQPFGKITGYNLNWPHGKCYIQLESVEAAQKMVKYFQRPHKFYGTLLRVSLCKKGDSLIYWKPPVKYELWLSSQKDRRSRDHHGDEKTNGQSTKSPYPEDVQSPVSDSERVCGDPKGEQVSGVGSIPEGGENKQEEPLGPYQPDNPVGLDYLVPRTGFFCKLCNIFYTNEETAKSVHCSSEEHYLNLKRKMDIDLG; translated from the exons ATGGAGGACAGTGAGGGTCACAGCTCTGCACACCAAGGATCAGGTGATGGCGCGATGAGCACTATGAACTTATATGCCACTCTGGGGCTCTCTCCAGAAGACGTGGATGCTCTGGCCCAGATTCCAGAGAATGAGATCAGTGTAGAGACGTTGCCTTATCTGATAATGAAACTGAAGGCCAGTCGAGCCAAGCAAGAGGAGCAGGGACAGGCCTCCCCAAAGGGAGACAGctgtcaggaggatacagatGATGGAGACCTTAGCAAACGGGACAGTCCCCCTGCAGTCCCTCGTCGGTCAAACAGCCATATTGACACTGACTATAGGAGAGACACTGATTACAGTCGACCGGGGCGGCAACCACAGCGGACTGAAGCAAGGAGAGGTTCCCGCCACAATAGGCCCCCAATTGAAAAACCATCCGACAGCCAGCAAAAGATTCCTTTCTCCTATCAAGTGGATGATTTTCATGGAGTTGTGCCCAAGGTTTACCCACACACATGCTCTCTATGCTTATGCATGTTGAATTCTAATAAG ACATGGAAGGAACATCTCAATGGATTACGCCATGCGGATGGCTGTCTAGAACTCTCGCATCT ATATCCAGATTGGAATAAACATGATACCCGGAAGGAAAT GTCCAACTCCATCCCAAGTAGAGATGCTATTTCACCGCCCAGGAGAACGCCACGTCCTGCTATGCCTTACAAGAGACAACATAGCTCAGACCGCGTAGGAG GTGAAGTCTGGTCTGCACCAGAAAGACACCATTTGAAGCCCAAG GTTGGCACAAAGGTGGTGGTCACAAAATTTCCCCTTGGCTCTGTTGGTGTTGAAGACTTGATGACTTTGGCCAAGCCATTCGGCACGGTTGTAAAACATCTGGTGTTCCCCTGCAAG GGCTTCCTGGAGTTTGATTCTCACAAAGAGGCTGTCAATATGGTGAATCACTTCAGTGTAAACCAAGCTTTCGTGAAGGAAATTAAGTTGAATCTGTACTTGTCACCTATGGTGTGCAGTATTCAT CCGCCAAGGTTGGATGAACCACCAGAAAAACGGCAGACCAAACAAGTTACCAATACAGTGGTTTGTTTTTCCCACCTACCTCTTGGGAAGGAAAGAGAATCAGAGATTCTTGATCTCGCCAAGATGTTTGGGGATGTGCGGCATTCAACATTTTCAAGTGACCAG GCCCTGATTGAGATGGTAGATTGGAAGGATGCTGACATTATGGTGAAGTACTACCACTCCAACCCCCTAAAGATCAGTGGAAAGAGTGTCAAAGTATACTTGTCACTGAAACGCCTGAG AGATAGTCCTGACTCCACCACATCCAGAAGAGCAGATTCTAGTAAAGGCCGCAGCAGCAGACACAAGAGTGAGGAGACTAGCAAGACCTCAAACGCCACGAACAAAGAGAAACCCAGTACAGGCAAACAACCTGCTGAGAAAGTGTTGGAACAAGGAGAAGGTCAACAAAGCATCTCAGAAGAGGTCAAGGAAGTGGTCAAGCAGGACATCAAGGAGGAGGACGTTGATTTGGAAAACAAAGATCTAGACGAAGAGATTATCCAGGTGGAAGCTAAACAAAGCTTGTTAGATGATGAGGTTGGTGCTGGTGTTGATACTAAAGACCCTGCTCCTTCCAAAAGTGCCTCTATGGTGGCTGATTCTAAAGATAAGGGGGAACCCGAAATCTCAGAACCTTTGGCAGACGATACCTTGGAGGATTCTGACGTAAAGGCTGCCGATGATCCAGCTCTGTGTGATGCTGACGTCTCAATGGAGAACAAGATGGAACAGGAGAGCTTTCAAGAAGAT gacaatatggATGACATGGATTTCCCTGAGAATATGGATGACTTCGTTACATTGGATGAACTTGACGACAGTACTGGAGGGGACACACCGCTGG AGTCAAAGGATGCTTCATGG GATGGAAAAGTTGTCCATATTAGCCCAATTAGAAAGGGCTATGGAAACATGGCGGTGGCCCTATTGAAACTGGCAGAGCGAGCAAACGTGAATGTTGTCAACCATGCCATATCCTTCCTCACACAGGAG GCATGGTTAGAGCTTGATACTACCGAGGAAGTACGTGAAATGGTGAAATTCTACAAAGGAAAAGGACAGTTGTTGAGGAAACATGTTAATGTTAGCATGTGCTTTTCACAGAAAAAGTTGGAG AGTCCTAGTGGGAGATCCATCTACATTTGTATGCTTCCACTCCAGAAGTACTCTGACGTCTCTCTTTTACGACTTGCCCAGCCTTTCGGGAAAATCACTGGCTATAATTTGAACTGGCCTCATGGAAAG TGTTATATCCAGTTGGAGAGCGTGGAAGCCGCTCAGAAAATGGTGAAGTACTTCCAACGTCCACACAAGTTCTACGGGACCCTGTTAAGGGTCAGTTTGTGCAAAAAGGGAGACTCCCTAATATACTG GAAGCCTCCAGTCAAATATGAGCTGTGGTTGTCCAGTCAGAAAGACAGAAGATCAAGAGATCATCATGGAGATGAAAAGACTAATGGCCAGTCAACCAAAAGCCCCTATCCAGAG GATGTCCAGAGCCCTGTGTCTGACAGTGAGAGGGTCTGTGGGGACCCTAAAGGTGAACAAGTCAGTGGTGTGGGATCTAtcccagagggaggagagaataagCAGGAGGAACCTCTGGGTCCTTATCAACCTGACAACCCTGTTG